The Ornithinibacillus sp. 4-3 region CAAAATTTTCTTCAGATAATAATTTATGACTTGCACGTGAAACGATGTCATAATCAAAATATGCTCCATTAAACTGTCTTGGTGAACTAAATGAAAAACCATCTATAATAATATACCCCCTGTCGGAAGCGGCTTGTTCAAAAAGGGTGTCATAATTTAAAGTGAAAATTTTAGTTCTAGAATACTTTGTTTTTCGAGAGGTAAGTTTTTTTATAAATTCATGATGCGGTGCATTTTCAGGAATAATAATATGACAATTATTACGAATAATACTTTTTATTTCATTAATTGTAGAAGTAATTTTATTATCAGACGTAGAAATTTTTTGGTATAAATCGGCATGTGAAATAAAATCCTCTAAATTAGTATTTTCCTCGGACACATCTAAAAAGTTTATTTGATAAGCAAATTCTTTTATCTTCTGATAAGAAAGCGCTTCTTTCACTTCATTCCATAATCCAGTCATTAATTTGCCTTGATTAGTTTTACCAATATTATATGAGCTACCTGCACCTGTCAAAACAACTATATTTTCATATTGTTTAGCTAAAATATTTTGATAAGTATTACGCATTAATCTATTTGCGCAGTCTTCATTGCTTTCGTTCTCTTCTTTATCTTCTTCAGATAATATCTTACCATCTACATATACACCTTTTTCATCATAAGCGATTGTATTTACATTGGAAAAAAAGATTTTTTTCAATATTGTTCCTCCTAGAAGACTAATAGTCTATAGTAATTATATCACTCTTACAATAGGAGTACTAAATATTCCCATCAACATATCACATAGTCATAATTTATATGTGAAACATTTTAATCTTAAACTTTTTATATTATAAGTGGTATTGTAAACGAATTTTTAACCATTCTATTCTAGGTTAACAAATAATTTCGTTATATTTAATAACCAAGTTAAAAATCTAAGCTGATAAACATCCCATTGATTTTTTAACAAGTAAACGGCGACTGTAAATTTTCTTATCCTACAATCACCGTTAAAAGAGCTACTATTAAATATGAACTATCAAATAATAGTTTTATACTTTTTCTATTGTGTTCCCACACCCCAGATCAATTACCACTGAAACGGTAATGTGGTTTTTCAGTACTTTATTTCTCGTTTTTTCACCTTCTCCTACAAACACGAAATACTTGTAAAAGTGTTTAAAACTAAGGATTTCTATATAGTTTCTCTTTGTAGCAACGATACACACTCCACATGCAACGAGCGGGGTGGATTGATGTCTTTTACATTGTCGGTAGTCGGGAACAAGTCAAAGGCTCTTTTTGCACTATCGGTAGGCGGGAACAAATCAAAATCTTATGAAAAACTTATTATTTCCCAATACTATTGTATACAGCTAATGCATCAGTAATATTATACTGTTCAGAATGGATATCTCCTTTTGCACCAGCTGTAATCAATATATATTCTTGGTTACCCACTTTTGCAAGACTCGCAAGACACAGACCAGCTTCATCGGTATATCCAGTTTTCCCTCCTAAAATTTCTCCTCCAATAATGTTTTGATTGTTGAGTTTTTCAAACATGGTACTATAAAATGTTATCCCTTCAGGGTGCTTATTCGTGGGTTGTGTGGAATGTCGAGACGAAGTAAAAATCTCCCTGAAAGTTTTATTTTTCAAAGCGTAATTTAGAAGAATAGCCAAATCTTTGACTGTTGTGTAATGACTTTTATTGTGAAGTCCTGTGGTATTTTCAAAATGGGTGTTGTACATCCCTAGTTCTGCTGCCTTTTGATTCATCATCGTTACAAAGTCTTGCTCCGAACCAGCAATCTGATCCGCAAGACCAATACAAGCTTCTGCACCACTTGGAAGCATCACTCCGTATAAAAGGTCAATAGCTCTTACCTTCTCTCCTGGCTGGAAACCGGCCATAGAAGCATTGGCGCTATAAAGACCATTAAAGGTATTATGGGTTAGTTGTATTTCTTTCTGCAAATTTGTCAAATTTTCTATCGCAACAATAGCTGTCATCATTTTAGTTAACGAAGCAGGGTAGATCTTTTCTTCGCTACTTTTTTGCATCAGAATATTTTGATCTTCTAATCGGATTAGGATCGCATGGCTACTGTTTAGTTTATCGAGAGATATAGAAACAGAGGAATCGGGTTCTATATCTGCAGAGGGAACAAGCGATGTATTATCGTCATATTCTGTTTCAAACCTATGTTGGTTTCCTGGAGTAATGATGAATTTGAAAACAAAAACAGCAACTATCAATGAAAATATAACAAATACGCATATTCCAGTCTTTCTCTTTTTCACTTTTCGTACCACAATAAATCAACTCCTTATTCTGCGATGATAGTATTATTTAAACACAGGACAAGGAGCTATGTTGGAATTTCATCTTATGAATTTCTTAATATTTTCTTAAAGCAATGGAAGTTTTACTGTAAATATTGTATTTTCCGAATTGCTTTCTACAGAAATCGTCCCACCGTGAGCTGTGACAATTTCTTTTGCGATTGCCAAACCTAGCCCTGCTCCACCAGTATTTGTGGAACGAGCAGAATCTAATCGGTAAAATTTTTCAAAAATAGTATCAAGTTTTGTCTGTGGGATTGGATCTCCCTGATTCATAAACGTTATAACAATATTTTTATCCTGTTGCTCTGCAGAAATGTCAATGACACTATTTTCATCGCTATAGGCTATGGCATTTTTCAGAATATTATTGAACACACGGGCTAGTTTGTCTGCGTCTCCCCACAGAGTGAGTCCGTCAGGTACATTGACAGATACCTTCTTTCCCTGTGGAGTCAGCATCGGATAGAATTCATCTGCCATCTGCTGGAGCATGAACAGTAAATTTATTTTTTCTTTATTCAAAACAATAGTTTGAAGATTGAACCTTGTGATCTCAAAAAACTCATTGATAAGGTGTTCTAATCGATAAGCTTTTTCCAAGGTAATTCCGATATATTTTGCCTTCTGTTCAGGTGGCATATCAGGAGCCTCATCCAGTAGATTTAAGTATCCTATAACGGAGGTCAGAGGTGTCTTTATATCATGAGCCAAGTAAACGACCAAATCATTTTTGCGCTGCTCGGCATCAAGTGCAGCTTTTTTTTGTTTTTCCAAGTTGTTTTTTATCTGATTAATCTTAATTTCCATAAAATCCAATTCCGGTGATAATGTAATTTCATTATCGGATTCTTCAACAAGTTTATCCATTGCGTTAATTACTTCATCGAAATATTTAGTAAACCAAGAAATTGAAAATCTAAGCAAAATAACTAAGAATATGGTAATCACAATAAGTGTGATAATATCTTCATTATAAAGAAATGTATACCGATAAATTATTACAGCATCGCTTTCACTCAAGTAAAACTTATTCTTTAAAAATTCTACAATGCTCTCTCCAACACTGAGGTTGTCTTGAATTACAAAACGCAAGAAAATAACAGTTGCGACTGTGGCAAAAACAGTAAGGAGCATTCGAAAAAATATTTTCCCTTTTAATTTTGCATAATAATCCCTTCTCTTACCTCTGTTACTTTTCAATTTTATAGCCAACTCCCCATACCGTTTTTATATATTTTGGATGTTCCGCACTATCGCCCATTTTTTCTCTTAAATGCCGAATATGAACCATTACCGTATTATTGCTGTTACTAAAGTACTTGTCTCCCCATACCTTGCGAAACAATTCTTCAGAGCTTACCACTCGTCCTCGATTGGAACAAAGAACCCAAAGAATTGAAAACTCTGTAGGAGTGAGAGATAACTTTTTTTCATTCAGTGTACATTCATGGCTCTTTATGTCCAATACCAATCCGGAAAAAGCAATCAGGTGTTCTTCCTGCTTTTTCTCTGGAGAATTATATTTGGTAAATCTCCTGAGCTGCGCCTTTACACGAGCAACTAGTTCTAAAGGACGGAATGGTTTAGTGATATAGTCATCAGCACCTAATGTCAGTCCGGTAATCTTATCGATTTCTTCTTCTTTGGCTGTCAGCATGATAATTGGAAAATTATGCTTTTCCCTAATTTTCTGACATATAGTAAAACCGTCAATATCTGGTAGCATAACATCAAGTATCGCAAGCTCCAACTGTTTTGAATCAACACATCGTAACGCATCTTGACCGTTATAAAATTTGTAAACTGTAAAACCTTCATTTTTCAGATAAACTTCAATTAGATCTGCTATAGCTTGTTCATCGTCGACAACTAAAATATTGATACTCATAAATTTTTTCCCTTCTTTCTACTTGCCAATTGTCTTTTTATACCTCTGCTGATTAGATGAAGTCTTTTCAATAGCTTTTATATTACCTTCCATTTTATTTACGTAGTTTAAAAATAAAGTCCCAAGCAAAAGTCGATCCTTTCTGGGTATTCTATTCCATACATAACCCTTGAACAGGTCTTTAACAAGAAAGACTTCACCTTCATTCAAGTTTTCAGTTTCCTTAATAGCTTCTTCTAGTAGCTCATTAACATCACTCATGTTGTCATCTCCTTATCAATAACAATATAAACAACATTGTCAATAAGATTATATGCTTTTTACCAATTCCAGTCAATACGAAGAAAACCACCAATCAAGAGAATATATCTCCTGAATGGTGGTCATTCATGAAGGTTATGTTTATACATCTACTTCTACACCAGATTTAAATTCAATAGTTAGTTTACCATCATAGACCGTTATTTTCTCTATAAGTCTCCTTACTAGTTGCTCATCATACTCCTCAAGGAGGGTGGATTGTTCATTTAGGAATTTTTCCATATCTTCTAGCCTTTGCTTGGAGCCTTTTTTGCCAGCTTCTTCTGCTAAAGCCTTATGCCTTTCCTCTCTGAGCCTATAAATCTCATCGGCTATATCGTTATAATCTTCTTTGGAATTGGCCAGTCTCAAAAGGTCTTTTTGTAATTCCTCTAGCTTTTTATCTATCTCGGCGACAATATTATTGTCTGTTTCACTTATTACTGTTTCTATATTTTTCTTTAAAGTAACCAAAAGGTCATCTTTTTGTCCAAGTAGCTTATTAATTGCATCCACCGTAGCAAGACCTATCATATCCTCCAGCACGGTTCGGGAATGACAAGTTAACCCTGTATTCTCAAGTCTACTGACGCATCTCCAAACAATCGATTTTTTGCCTCTG contains the following coding sequences:
- a CDS encoding D-alanyl-D-alanine carboxypeptidase family protein, which codes for MVRKVKKRKTGICVFVIFSLIVAVFVFKFIITPGNQHRFETEYDDNTSLVPSADIEPDSSVSISLDKLNSSHAILIRLEDQNILMQKSSEEKIYPASLTKMMTAIVAIENLTNLQKEIQLTHNTFNGLYSANASMAGFQPGEKVRAIDLLYGVMLPSGAEACIGLADQIAGSEQDFVTMMNQKAAELGMYNTHFENTTGLHNKSHYTTVKDLAILLNYALKNKTFREIFTSSRHSTQPTNKHPEGITFYSTMFEKLNNQNIIGGEILGGKTGYTDEAGLCLASLAKVGNQEYILITAGAKGDIHSEQYNITDALAVYNSIGK
- a CDS encoding single-stranded DNA-binding protein encodes the protein MSDVNELLEEAIKETENLNEGEVFLVKDLFKGYVWNRIPRKDRLLLGTLFLNYVNKMEGNIKAIEKTSSNQQRYKKTIGK
- a CDS encoding SIR2 family protein, which produces MKKIFFSNVNTIAYDEKGVYVDGKILSEEDKEENESNEDCANRLMRNTYQNILAKQYENIVVLTGAGSSYNIGKTNQGKLMTGLWNEVKEALSYQKIKEFAYQINFLDVSEENTNLEDFISHADLYQKISTSDNKITSTINEIKSIIRNNCHIIIPENAPHHEFIKKLTSRKTKYSRTKIFTLNYDTLFEQAASDRGYIIIDGFSFSSPRQFNGAYFDYDIVSRASHKLLSEENFVSNVIHLYKPHGSIDWEESNGKIFKTNNTKKPLMIYPSSTKYESSYRQPFFEMMSRFQQETRSKNTLLIIIGFSFGDAHITAMIKEALNVNLSITMLIVSPDVHEEKDQYKFFKEKAEKSGNINLINETFESFVKYYPLSDVYDLSEERRIGID
- the vanS gene encoding vancomycin resistance histidine kinase VanS, translating into MKSNRGKRRDYYAKLKGKIFFRMLLTVFATVATVIFLRFVIQDNLSVGESIVEFLKNKFYLSESDAVIIYRYTFLYNEDIITLIVITIFLVILLRFSISWFTKYFDEVINAMDKLVEESDNEITLSPELDFMEIKINQIKNNLEKQKKAALDAEQRKNDLVVYLAHDIKTPLTSVIGYLNLLDEAPDMPPEQKAKYIGITLEKAYRLEHLINEFFEITRFNLQTIVLNKEKINLLFMLQQMADEFYPMLTPQGKKVSVNVPDGLTLWGDADKLARVFNNILKNAIAYSDENSVIDISAEQQDKNIVITFMNQGDPIPQTKLDTIFEKFYRLDSARSTNTGGAGLGLAIAKEIVTAHGGTISVESNSENTIFTVKLPLL
- the vanR gene encoding VanR-ABDEGLN family response regulator transcription factor, which translates into the protein MSINILVVDDEQAIADLIEVYLKNEGFTVYKFYNGQDALRCVDSKQLELAILDVMLPDIDGFTICQKIREKHNFPIIMLTAKEEEIDKITGLTLGADDYITKPFRPLELVARVKAQLRRFTKYNSPEKKQEEHLIAFSGLVLDIKSHECTLNEKKLSLTPTEFSILWVLCSNRGRVVSSEELFRKVWGDKYFSNSNNTVMVHIRHLREKMGDSAEHPKYIKTVWGVGYKIEK